A single Corallococcus silvisoli DNA region contains:
- a CDS encoding CDP-alcohol phosphatidyltransferase family protein, with product MTHEPSRPAARRPRRHFSMIRTFVLADFVTLGNGFAGAGAILAAMQSLATGNPRWLWVAFFLMPVALVMDVADGRIARWRFRKSPLGADLDSLADVISFGMAPAALAFAVGLRGSLDVAALLYFVACGISRLARFNVTSAELSDGTGKVKYFEGTPIPTSLLLVMVLAVATWQGRMGDALWGGVWNLGPLQLHPLALLYVASGSAMISKTLRIPKF from the coding sequence CGCACGAGCCCTCGCGGCCCGCGGCCCGTCGCCCGCGCCGCCACTTCTCGATGATTCGCACCTTCGTGCTGGCGGACTTCGTCACGCTCGGCAACGGCTTCGCTGGCGCGGGCGCCATCCTGGCGGCCATGCAGTCGCTGGCGACGGGCAATCCGCGCTGGTTGTGGGTGGCGTTCTTCCTGATGCCGGTGGCGCTGGTGATGGACGTGGCGGACGGGCGCATCGCGCGGTGGCGCTTCCGCAAGTCGCCGCTGGGCGCGGACCTGGACTCGCTGGCGGACGTCATCTCCTTTGGGATGGCGCCCGCGGCGCTGGCGTTCGCGGTGGGCCTGCGCGGCTCGCTGGACGTGGCGGCGCTGCTCTACTTCGTCGCGTGTGGCATCAGCCGGCTGGCGCGCTTCAACGTCACCTCCGCGGAGCTGTCCGACGGCACCGGCAAGGTGAAGTACTTCGAGGGCACTCCCATCCCGACCAGCCTCCTGCTGGTGATGGTGTTGGCGGTGGCCACCTGGCAGGGACGGATGGGCGACGCGCTCTGGGGAGGGGTCTGGAACCTGGGCCCGCTCCAGCTCCATCCGCTGGCCCTGCTCTACGTCGCCAGCGGCAGCGCGATGATCAGCAAGACGTTGCGCATCCCGAAATTCTGA
- a CDS encoding choice-of-anchor D domain-containing protein, which yields MTARWGLLGLVVVGLLSGCADRERSSLADGRLTATPGGVDFSQVAIFDARESTVTLRNVGRARITVGEAWVEGPQGAYQAEFTDEGPHTLAPGGECTLKVRFEPQVRGGLPAVLVVRTDTRSEPLMRIPLNGAGVDAWARLTPRALDFGRIEADSTKTLGVTLDNPSELPVTVTPRLVGADKDEFVAPVVTLNPGERAELPITFNPVRVGRKQIALAITPCHWCADVTVQVTAEALERAVVAEPAVVDFGAVPMDRDVIKASSLRNVSTEPVSVTSLILDGTDASFSQANTSLPLVLQPGEVRAFEIHYSPGHMGPAMDRAVYSVVSRRHPTVPVLLRGFGGASELCVSPLMYDFGDQPLGSKSRVVVNVKNCGTDNAGPLTINSLDWTPDPAGALQFNHKPLALPVTLPANGEVNLEIFFEPSREGSSSGALVMATSAFSAATVQLDFFGSATAHAPCDLAVTPQAVDFGTIPPGRGAVLGVKVENKGTDLCPVKNIRVANDGGGVFRMPGGELFGGIIYPGDWFSFQVSFTAPFTGGSFAGEVQVEQHNPTVPVLRVPLLANSQQACLVASPWFVDFGVGRKDCRPKPREVNYLNACTTPVTVSNVFIGPGTTDSEFELLYHPAPPAFELQPGESFTVGVDYLAQVTGMNLSPLFVDSSDLPIPLMVPLIGESSKKTDKTDSFVQQDVSKVDVLFVVDNTASMVEEHPRLVSAIPAFVDTARSKAVDVNIAVTTTGITAVSGACPGGALGGEAGRFFPADNSRPRILTLATPNVTKLLQQNVQVGQCAQVEQGLEAMRRALTAPLVNNADDPRTPLPNDGNLGFLRDSAALVVVFVGDEDDHSPDAVATYVQWAQQRKGENQPQRATFFAIAPTTTTCPTAGGTGTRYADAALQTGGAVLNVCAGDYSPLLRQVANKAFSAQDRFPLSEAPDVGTLVVAVNGTPVTNGWTYDAASNSVVFTTVPPPGAKVAITYRRACANH from the coding sequence ATGACTGCGCGCTGGGGCCTGCTGGGGTTGGTGGTGGTGGGGTTGTTGTCAGGCTGCGCGGACCGGGAGCGCTCGTCGCTCGCGGACGGACGGCTGACGGCCACGCCGGGCGGGGTGGACTTCTCTCAGGTCGCCATCTTCGACGCGCGGGAATCCACGGTGACGCTGCGCAACGTGGGCCGCGCGCGCATCACGGTGGGCGAGGCCTGGGTGGAGGGGCCGCAGGGCGCCTACCAGGCGGAGTTCACCGACGAAGGGCCGCACACCCTGGCGCCCGGCGGTGAGTGCACGCTGAAGGTGCGCTTCGAGCCGCAGGTGCGGGGCGGCCTGCCCGCGGTGCTGGTGGTGCGCACGGACACGCGCAGCGAACCCCTGATGCGCATTCCGCTGAACGGCGCCGGCGTGGACGCGTGGGCGCGGCTGACGCCGCGCGCGCTGGACTTCGGGCGCATCGAGGCGGACTCCACCAAGACGCTGGGGGTGACGCTGGACAACCCGTCGGAGCTGCCCGTGACGGTGACGCCCCGGTTGGTGGGCGCGGACAAGGACGAATTCGTCGCGCCGGTCGTGACGCTCAACCCGGGCGAGCGCGCGGAGCTGCCCATCACGTTCAACCCGGTGCGCGTGGGCCGCAAGCAGATCGCGCTGGCCATCACCCCCTGTCACTGGTGCGCGGACGTGACGGTGCAGGTGACCGCGGAGGCGCTGGAGCGCGCGGTGGTGGCGGAGCCGGCGGTGGTGGACTTCGGCGCGGTGCCGATGGACCGCGACGTCATCAAGGCGTCCAGCCTGCGCAACGTGAGCACGGAGCCGGTGTCGGTGACGTCGCTCATCCTGGACGGCACGGACGCGTCCTTCAGCCAGGCCAACACCAGCCTGCCGCTGGTGCTCCAGCCCGGGGAGGTGCGCGCCTTCGAGATCCACTACAGCCCCGGCCACATGGGCCCGGCAATGGACCGCGCCGTCTACTCCGTGGTGAGCCGGCGCCATCCCACGGTGCCCGTGCTCCTGCGCGGCTTCGGCGGCGCGTCGGAGCTGTGCGTCTCACCCCTGATGTATGACTTTGGCGACCAGCCGCTGGGCTCCAAGTCGCGCGTCGTCGTGAACGTGAAGAACTGCGGCACGGACAACGCGGGGCCGCTCACCATCAACTCGCTGGACTGGACGCCGGACCCGGCGGGCGCCCTCCAGTTCAACCACAAGCCGCTGGCCCTGCCGGTCACGCTGCCGGCCAACGGCGAAGTGAACCTGGAGATCTTCTTCGAGCCCTCGCGTGAAGGCTCCTCCTCCGGCGCGCTGGTGATGGCGACCAGCGCGTTCTCCGCGGCCACCGTGCAGCTGGACTTCTTCGGCAGCGCGACGGCGCATGCGCCGTGCGACCTGGCGGTGACGCCGCAGGCGGTGGACTTCGGCACCATCCCGCCCGGACGCGGCGCGGTGCTGGGCGTGAAGGTGGAGAACAAGGGCACGGACCTGTGCCCGGTGAAGAACATCCGCGTGGCCAACGACGGCGGCGGCGTGTTCCGCATGCCGGGCGGGGAGCTGTTCGGCGGCATCATCTACCCGGGCGACTGGTTCAGCTTCCAGGTGTCCTTCACGGCGCCCTTCACCGGCGGCAGCTTCGCGGGGGAGGTGCAGGTGGAGCAGCACAACCCGACGGTGCCGGTCTTGCGGGTGCCGCTGCTGGCGAACTCGCAGCAGGCGTGCCTGGTGGCGTCCCCCTGGTTCGTGGACTTCGGGGTGGGCCGCAAGGACTGCCGGCCGAAGCCGCGCGAGGTGAACTACCTCAACGCGTGCACCACGCCCGTCACGGTGTCCAACGTCTTCATCGGGCCGGGCACCACGGACTCGGAGTTCGAGCTGTTGTATCACCCGGCGCCGCCCGCGTTCGAGCTCCAGCCGGGCGAGTCCTTCACCGTGGGCGTGGACTACCTGGCGCAGGTGACGGGGATGAACCTGTCGCCCCTGTTCGTGGACTCCAGCGACCTGCCCATCCCGCTGATGGTGCCGCTCATCGGCGAGTCCTCGAAGAAGACGGACAAGACGGACAGCTTCGTGCAGCAGGACGTGAGCAAGGTGGACGTGCTGTTCGTCGTGGACAACACGGCGTCCATGGTGGAGGAGCACCCGAGGCTCGTGTCCGCCATCCCGGCCTTCGTGGACACCGCGCGCAGCAAGGCGGTGGACGTGAACATCGCGGTGACGACGACGGGCATCACCGCGGTGTCCGGCGCGTGCCCGGGCGGCGCGCTGGGCGGGGAGGCCGGGCGCTTCTTCCCGGCGGACAACAGCCGCCCGCGCATCCTCACGCTGGCGACGCCCAACGTGACGAAGCTGCTGCAGCAGAACGTGCAGGTGGGCCAGTGCGCCCAGGTGGAGCAGGGCTTGGAGGCGATGCGCCGCGCGCTCACCGCGCCGCTGGTGAACAACGCGGATGATCCGCGCACGCCGCTGCCCAACGACGGCAACCTGGGCTTCCTGCGAGACTCCGCGGCGCTGGTGGTGGTGTTCGTGGGCGACGAGGACGACCACTCGCCGGACGCGGTGGCCACGTACGTGCAGTGGGCGCAGCAGCGCAAGGGGGAGAACCAGCCGCAGCGGGCCACGTTCTTCGCCATCGCGCCCACGACGACGACCTGCCCCACGGCGGGCGGCACGGGCACCCGCTACGCGGACGCGGCCCTCCAGACCGGCGGCGCGGTGTTGAACGTGTGCGCGGGGGACTACTCGCCGCTCCTGCGGCAGGTGGCCAACAAGGCGTTCAGCGCGCAGGACCGCTTCCCGCTGAGCGAGGCGCCGGACGTGGGCACGCTGGTGGTGGCAGTCAACGGCACCCCGGTGACGAACGGGTGGACCTATGACGCGGCCTCCAACAGCGTGGTGTTCACCACGGTGCCGCCGCCGGGCGCGAAGGTGGCCATCACCTACCGCCGCGCCTGCGCCAACCACTGA
- a CDS encoding protein kinase domain-containing protein, whose translation MAQIYLARRPGSDAPDKLLVLKRILPHLSENDEFVRMFLDEARIAARLAHPNVVQIYDLGAEGDTFFIAMEYIHGVDARRLWKRSETAGRPLPVPLVCRILLEACAGLDYAHKKPDATGRPLDIVHRDVSPQNILVTFDGGVKVVDFGIAKAADQATVTRSGVLKGKYSYMSPEQAAGQRVDRRSDVFALGVVLHELLTGGRLFKRPSDMLTLSAVAECHVPVPSQVAPRVPVELDTIVLKALAKEPDARYQHAQDLQLALEGWLASQPQPCGTTADLAGFMKELFADRLSEEARSGEVQVTDEEAGVSPRSEPPPAPRRSVMRPAGMVGRTEHEPTTTLRPNRANRPSGKVESRREELDAEPRSEVRAAETRPEGRNAEGRHAEPRSEGRGADPRGDARAEARSESRGADPRGDARSEGRSADPRAEGRNADPRSEGRSAEARAESRNSEGRSAEARAESRNAEARAESRNAEGRSEGRNAEARADSRNSEARAESRNAEGRSEGRNAEGRAESRNADARGDGRNADARSEGRNAEGRMEGRSADLRADARSEGRAEPRSEIRNVDGRPEPRSEIRNVDGRPEPRATTGARRAVESPPSRGTRPVRLEEPSIPTVTAEEGPTLAMMDPLGKLTGGFQVEEDAPTLAMMDPLGKLSGGFQVEEDGPTLDQRLLAAQASEDEDDATLDMRSVSHADVDEGPTQDMRAVPRSEVPGSRVGPATASGEHRHSRLPLPAPHPTVEEMTASTVPRPVSRVSNPNAWAPPARTGTVTEHAAVAPPKRRGFIWAGVALFVLLAVGGFLWSLEMGAGGVRVASEPSGARVVFEDRVLPERTPLTLPTVKPGRYWLVLVKDGYRELRTQIVIPPNGQLDVGPLKLVPTAPGGRPATEPPAPAPAPAGGPSGVAAPHAPEVAPVETKPPPAAPRAEAPAQVVQAPPGAVATPVVPTAEVREAPRAAERAASVSFVVTPWAEVTCNGRKLGETPFQPVELRVGTYDCKFTNPELKRTLSRRIEVRPIDLNVVTVKFE comes from the coding sequence ATGGCGCAGATCTACCTCGCGCGCCGGCCGGGTTCGGATGCTCCGGACAAGCTGCTGGTGCTCAAGCGCATCCTCCCGCACCTGTCGGAGAACGACGAGTTCGTCCGGATGTTCCTGGACGAGGCGCGGATCGCGGCCCGGCTCGCGCACCCCAACGTGGTGCAGATCTACGACCTGGGGGCGGAGGGGGACACGTTCTTCATCGCCATGGAGTACATCCATGGCGTGGACGCGCGCCGGCTCTGGAAGCGCTCGGAGACGGCGGGCCGTCCGCTGCCGGTGCCGTTGGTGTGCCGCATCCTGTTGGAGGCATGCGCGGGGCTGGACTACGCGCACAAGAAGCCGGACGCGACGGGGCGCCCGCTGGACATCGTGCACCGGGACGTGTCGCCGCAGAACATCCTGGTGACGTTCGACGGTGGCGTGAAGGTGGTGGACTTCGGCATCGCGAAGGCGGCGGACCAGGCCACCGTGACGCGCTCCGGGGTGCTCAAGGGCAAGTATTCGTACATGTCGCCGGAGCAGGCCGCCGGGCAGCGCGTGGACCGGCGCTCGGACGTGTTCGCGCTGGGCGTGGTGCTGCATGAGCTGCTGACGGGGGGGCGCCTGTTCAAGCGCCCCAGCGACATGCTGACGTTGTCGGCGGTGGCGGAGTGCCATGTGCCGGTGCCGTCGCAGGTGGCGCCCCGGGTCCCGGTGGAGCTGGATACCATCGTGCTCAAGGCGCTCGCGAAGGAGCCGGACGCGCGCTACCAGCACGCGCAGGACCTGCAGCTGGCCTTGGAAGGGTGGCTGGCCTCGCAGCCGCAGCCGTGCGGGACGACGGCGGACCTGGCCGGCTTCATGAAGGAGCTGTTCGCGGACCGCCTGTCGGAGGAGGCGCGGTCGGGCGAGGTGCAGGTGACGGACGAGGAGGCCGGCGTGTCTCCGCGCTCGGAGCCGCCGCCTGCGCCGCGCCGGTCCGTGATGCGGCCCGCGGGGATGGTGGGGCGCACGGAGCACGAGCCCACCACGACGCTGCGCCCGAACCGGGCGAACCGGCCGAGTGGGAAGGTGGAGTCGCGCCGCGAGGAGCTGGATGCGGAGCCGCGCTCGGAGGTCCGGGCGGCAGAGACGCGTCCGGAGGGGCGCAACGCGGAGGGCCGCCACGCCGAACCCCGTTCGGAGGGCCGCGGCGCCGATCCGCGTGGGGATGCCCGTGCGGAAGCGCGGTCCGAGAGCCGTGGTGCCGATCCGCGTGGGGATGCGCGCTCGGAGGGCCGCAGCGCCGATCCGCGTGCCGAGGGCCGGAACGCCGATCCGCGCTCGGAGGGGCGCAGCGCGGAGGCCCGCGCGGAAAGCCGCAACTCGGAAGGTCGCAGCGCGGAAGCCCGCGCCGAAAGCCGCAACGCGGAGGCCCGCGCCGAAAGCCGCAACGCGGAAGGGCGCTCGGAGGGGCGCAACGCGGAGGCCCGCGCGGACAGCCGCAACTCGGAGGCCCGTGCGGAAAGCCGCAACGCGGAAGGGCGCTCGGAGGGGCGCAACGCGGAGGGCCGTGCCGAAAGCCGCAACGCGGATGCGCGCGGAGACGGCCGGAACGCCGATGCGCGCTCGGAGGGACGCAACGCGGAGGGGCGCATGGAAGGCCGCTCCGCCGATCTCCGCGCCGATGCGCGCTCCGAGGGGCGCGCGGAGCCCCGTTCCGAGATCCGCAACGTGGACGGCCGCCCCGAGCCCCGTTCCGAGATCCGCAACGTGGACGGCCGCCCCGAGCCCCGTGCGACAACGGGGGCCCGGCGTGCCGTGGAGTCGCCGCCGTCGCGGGGCACCCGGCCCGTGCGCCTGGAGGAGCCGTCCATCCCGACGGTGACGGCGGAAGAGGGCCCCACGCTCGCGATGATGGATCCGCTGGGCAAGCTGACCGGCGGCTTCCAGGTGGAAGAGGACGCGCCCACGCTCGCGATGATGGACCCGCTGGGCAAGCTGTCCGGTGGCTTCCAGGTGGAGGAGGACGGGCCCACGCTGGATCAGCGCCTGCTCGCGGCACAGGCCTCGGAGGATGAGGACGACGCGACCCTGGACATGCGCTCCGTCTCCCACGCGGACGTGGATGAAGGCCCCACGCAGGACATGCGCGCCGTGCCGCGCTCGGAGGTGCCCGGCTCCCGCGTGGGCCCGGCGACGGCCTCCGGAGAGCACCGTCACTCCCGGCTCCCTCTGCCCGCGCCGCATCCGACGGTCGAGGAGATGACCGCGTCCACCGTGCCGCGCCCGGTGTCCCGCGTGTCCAATCCGAACGCCTGGGCGCCACCGGCCCGCACCGGCACTGTCACCGAACATGCGGCCGTGGCGCCGCCGAAGCGCCGCGGGTTCATCTGGGCCGGAGTGGCGCTGTTCGTGCTCCTCGCGGTGGGCGGATTCCTCTGGAGCCTGGAGATGGGCGCGGGCGGCGTGCGCGTGGCATCCGAGCCCAGCGGCGCGCGCGTGGTGTTCGAGGATCGCGTGCTCCCGGAGCGAACGCCGTTGACGCTCCCGACGGTGAAGCCCGGGCGGTACTGGCTCGTGCTGGTGAAGGACGGCTACCGCGAACTGCGCACGCAGATCGTCATCCCGCCGAACGGGCAGCTCGACGTGGGGCCGCTGAAGCTCGTGCCCACGGCACCAGGTGGACGGCCCGCCACGGAGCCGCCGGCACCGGCGCCGGCGCCCGCGGGTGGCCCCTCGGGCGTGGCGGCCCCCCATGCACCGGAAGTCGCGCCGGTGGAGACGAAGCCGCCCCCGGCCGCGCCGCGCGCCGAGGCACCCGCCCAGGTCGTCCAGGCGCCTCCGGGCGCCGTGGCCACCCCGGTGGTGCCAACGGCGGAGGTGCGTGAGGCTCCCCGGGCGGCGGAGCGCGCCGCGTCGGTGAGCTTCGTGGTGACGCCGTGGGCGGAGGTGACCTGCAACGGGCGCAAGCTGGGGGAGACGCCCTTCCAGCCCGTCGAGCTGCGCGTCGGCACCTATGACTGCAAGTTCACCAACCCCGAACTGAAGCGCACCCTCAGCCGCCGCATCGAGGTGCGCCCCATCGACCTCAACGTGGTGACGGTCAAGTTCGAGTAG
- a CDS encoding serine/threonine-protein kinase translates to MDPSVTLEAGTHVGKYLVRRKLAEGGMAEIFLCTARGPEGFEKEVVIKRVRAFLASDPDFVQMFIAEARLASRLNHANVVQIFDFDKHEDTYYLAMEYVRGCSLWELRKRARESMTPMPPVLVAHIGAEVARGLHYAHRLRVNGELLNLVHRDVTPHNVLVSYDGAVKLTDFGIAKAGNKLTNPGVLKGKFAYMSPEQARGESVDVRTDVFALGVVLWELLTGGRLFQGDSEIAVLRAVQESTIVPPARLNPDVPPDLDEVIRRALERDLSKRFQTAGELERALAQCVLNHARSVDETDVGAFVRRLFPVAASQQALPALAERTALEDGALPVPGAGSEPPPREPTAVMPSREHASGAKGRASQDEDLHGTTLVLSRDERASDSADGRPPQPTLLMPVRALERGAREPLGRTESREGARTGAPLVEDGESSSSQAHPSGGADDSAAGLQARSSGASSVSQSGARSRSGGVSVNGAVVGGNTSARSGAASGDDTAGAHDDREIETVSATEPGPPAASNRKRALWTGAAVLGLAGLASVLAVARYSSGAEALGQGSTPSAAVSAPVTPPTAATTEKPAAPPEATPSAREPAGEAIDAELDGQRREAALATPPSGGQPAPAPSPTGDTAVPPPAEAAKAMGSLQVKANPYATVYLGAKRLGDVQGRATYKVPAGTYTLTFQHPSGAKTFTVVVPANGTATQEFRAPRGR, encoded by the coding sequence TTGGACCCTTCCGTGACGCTCGAGGCTGGAACCCACGTCGGCAAGTACCTCGTGCGCCGCAAGCTCGCCGAAGGGGGCATGGCGGAGATCTTCCTGTGCACCGCGCGCGGGCCCGAGGGCTTCGAGAAGGAAGTCGTCATCAAGCGCGTGAGGGCGTTCCTCGCGAGCGACCCGGACTTCGTGCAGATGTTCATCGCCGAGGCGCGGCTGGCCTCGCGGCTCAACCACGCCAACGTGGTGCAGATCTTCGACTTCGACAAGCACGAGGACACCTACTACCTGGCGATGGAGTACGTGCGGGGCTGCTCGTTGTGGGAGCTGCGCAAGCGGGCCCGGGAGTCGATGACGCCGATGCCGCCCGTGCTGGTGGCGCACATCGGCGCGGAGGTCGCGCGCGGCCTGCACTACGCCCACCGCCTGCGGGTGAATGGCGAGCTGCTGAACCTGGTGCACCGGGACGTCACGCCCCACAACGTGCTCGTGTCGTACGACGGCGCGGTGAAGCTCACCGACTTCGGCATCGCGAAGGCGGGCAACAAGCTGACCAACCCCGGCGTGCTCAAGGGCAAGTTCGCGTACATGTCCCCCGAGCAGGCCCGGGGCGAGAGCGTGGACGTGCGGACCGACGTGTTCGCGCTGGGCGTGGTGCTGTGGGAGTTGCTCACCGGCGGACGGCTGTTCCAGGGGGATTCGGAGATCGCCGTCCTGCGCGCGGTGCAGGAGAGCACCATCGTGCCGCCCGCGCGCCTCAACCCGGACGTGCCGCCGGACCTGGATGAGGTCATCCGCCGCGCGCTGGAGCGCGACCTGTCGAAGCGCTTCCAGACGGCCGGGGAGCTGGAGCGCGCGCTGGCTCAGTGCGTGCTCAACCACGCCCGCTCCGTGGACGAAACGGACGTGGGCGCGTTCGTGCGCAGGCTCTTCCCGGTGGCCGCCAGCCAGCAGGCGTTGCCCGCGCTCGCGGAGCGCACGGCCCTGGAGGATGGCGCGCTCCCGGTGCCCGGAGCTGGTTCCGAGCCACCGCCCCGCGAGCCCACGGCGGTGATGCCGTCGCGCGAGCATGCCTCGGGGGCGAAGGGGCGCGCCTCGCAGGATGAGGACCTTCACGGGACGACGCTGGTTCTGTCCCGCGACGAGCGCGCCAGCGACTCCGCGGACGGCCGCCCCCCGCAGCCCACGCTGCTGATGCCGGTGCGAGCCCTGGAGCGGGGCGCGCGCGAACCGCTCGGGCGCACCGAGTCGCGCGAAGGGGCGAGGACGGGCGCGCCGCTCGTCGAGGACGGCGAGTCCTCCTCCAGTCAGGCCCACCCCTCCGGGGGCGCGGACGACAGCGCCGCCGGGCTCCAGGCCAGGTCCAGCGGTGCCTCCTCCGTGAGTCAGTCCGGGGCCCGGAGCAGGTCCGGCGGCGTCTCCGTGAACGGGGCCGTGGTTGGCGGCAACACCTCCGCGCGAAGCGGCGCGGCCTCCGGTGACGACACCGCCGGCGCGCACGACGACCGGGAGATCGAGACCGTCTCCGCCACCGAGCCCGGCCCCCCCGCGGCGTCGAACCGCAAGCGCGCCTTGTGGACCGGCGCCGCCGTGCTGGGCCTCGCGGGCCTCGCCAGCGTCCTCGCCGTGGCCCGGTACTCGTCCGGAGCCGAAGCCCTGGGGCAGGGGAGCACCCCGTCGGCCGCGGTCTCCGCGCCGGTCACGCCCCCCACCGCCGCGACGACGGAGAAGCCCGCGGCTCCTCCGGAGGCGACCCCCTCCGCGCGCGAGCCGGCCGGGGAGGCCATCGACGCGGAGCTCGACGGGCAGCGGAGGGAAGCCGCCCTGGCCACGCCCCCTTCGGGTGGTCAGCCCGCGCCCGCCCCAAGTCCCACGGGCGACACCGCCGTCCCTCCGCCCGCGGAAGCGGCGAAGGCCATGGGCTCGCTCCAGGTGAAGGCCAACCCCTACGCCACGGTCTACCTGGGCGCGAAGCGGCTCGGAGACGTGCAGGGCCGCGCGACCTACAAGGTCCCGGCCGGGACCTACACCCTGACCTTCCAGCACCCGTCCGGCGCGAAGACGTTCACCGTCGTCGTGCCCGCCAACGGCACCGCGACCCAGGAGTTCCGCGCGCCTCGCGGCCGCTGA
- a CDS encoding MerR family transcriptional regulator — MESMDLLAPEELERIERENAGGLPANAILEIFRPRGVRLSEATFRKYVQAGLLPRSRRVGRKGKHQGSLGLYPVEAVRRINVIKKMMAEGHTLEDIRRSFVFHRNHIDQLQRDLAEVLDGFQEELGGRPLGGERRRSLEAQLATLRQRAQDLVRDVARLGSAVTAREDETLRPQ, encoded by the coding sequence ATGGAATCGATGGACCTGCTTGCGCCCGAGGAACTCGAGCGCATCGAGCGTGAAAACGCGGGGGGACTGCCCGCGAACGCGATCCTGGAAATCTTCCGGCCCCGGGGCGTGAGGCTCTCGGAGGCGACGTTCCGGAAGTACGTCCAGGCGGGGCTCCTGCCGCGCAGCCGCCGCGTGGGCCGCAAGGGCAAGCACCAGGGCAGCCTGGGCCTCTACCCGGTGGAAGCGGTCCGGCGCATCAATGTCATCAAGAAGATGATGGCTGAAGGACACACCCTGGAGGACATCCGCCGCTCCTTTGTCTTCCACCGCAACCACATCGACCAGCTCCAGAGGGACCTGGCGGAGGTGCTGGACGGGTTCCAGGAGGAGCTGGGAGGGCGGCCCCTGGGAGGAGAACGCAGGAGGTCACTCGAAGCCCAGTTGGCAACGCTCAGGCAACGGGCGCAGGATCTGGTCCGGGATGTCGCCCGGTTGGGCAGCGCCGTCACGGCGCGCGAAGACGAAACGCTCCGGCCGCAATAG
- a CDS encoding sigma factor-like helix-turn-helix DNA-binding protein, whose amino-acid sequence MSEVKQLQEGEGGNEEEQPAERRRSKTMSRKEMARDLRRRRLAGQLDPEEAETLKLVDEQRPRTRADCINGPRPCLFVSCKHNLYLDVNPETGSIKLNFPDKEITELEHTCALDVAEKGGITLEEVGEIMNLTRERIRQVETRGLMKLREATEAEPPVSARKP is encoded by the coding sequence ATGTCGGAAGTGAAGCAGCTGCAGGAGGGCGAGGGGGGGAATGAGGAGGAGCAGCCCGCGGAACGCCGGCGCTCCAAGACCATGTCGCGCAAGGAGATGGCGCGCGACCTGCGCCGGCGCAGGCTCGCCGGTCAGCTGGACCCCGAAGAGGCGGAGACCCTCAAGCTCGTGGACGAGCAGCGGCCGCGCACCCGCGCCGACTGCATCAACGGCCCGCGCCCGTGTCTCTTCGTGTCCTGCAAGCACAACCTGTACCTGGATGTGAACCCGGAGACGGGCTCCATCAAGCTCAACTTCCCGGACAAGGAAATCACCGAGCTGGAGCACACCTGCGCCCTGGACGTGGCGGAGAAGGGCGGCATCACGCTGGAGGAGGTGGGGGAGATCATGAACCTCACCCGCGAGCGCATCCGTCAGGTGGAGACCCGCGGTCTGATGAAGCTGCGCGAGGCCACGGAGGCCGAGCCGCCCGTGTCCGCTCGCAAGCCCTGA